From Camelina sativa cultivar DH55 chromosome 5, Cs, whole genome shotgun sequence:
NNNNNNNNNNNNNNNNNNNNNNNNNNNNNNNNNNNNNNNNNNNNNNNNNNNNNNNNNNNNNNNNNNNNNNNNNNNNNNNNNNNNNNNNNNNNNNNNNNNNNNNNNNNNNNNNNNNNNNNNNNNNNNNNNNNNNNNNNNNNNNNNNNNNNNNNNNNNNNNNNNNNNNNNNNNNNNNNNNNNNNNNNNNNNNNNNNNNNNNNNNNNNNNNNNNNNNNNNNNNNNNNNNNNNNNNNNNNNNNNNNNNNNNNNNNNNNNNNNNNNNNNNNNNNNNNNNNNNNNNNNNNNNNNNNNNNNNNNNNNNNNNNNNNNNNNNNNNNNNNNNNNNNNNNNNNNNNNNNNNNNNNNNNNNNNNNNNNNNNNNNNNNTTACCGAGCCTGCTGAGAAGTATTTGTCATTAATAGTTCCAGCATATAACGAAGAACAGAGACTTCCTGCAGCTCTTGAAGAAACAATGGAGTAAGTTAAAAATACTTTCAATTCTTATAATTGCTTCTTTTGAAGATTGTGTCTCTGCTTACACTCGTTAAAAGTTTGCTTCTTGCAAAAACAGTAGCACAAGCCTTATTTATGCATACTACAGACGCATAATTGTAATTCACCTGTGGTTTTCAGCTACCTTCAAGATCGTGCATCACGGGACAAGAGTTTTTCTTTTGAGGTAAATAGTTTTCCGTTCTTCTGTTTTATCTCCTTACAATTCATTTAGGTTGATTCTTGACCTAGATATGGTCTTTGTTATGGTGAATATGTATGATTTTTTCAAGGTTTTTCCCTATAATTAATTCACCTAACTCTATAATAAAAAAGTAATGCTCACAATTTATTAGTCTATCAAATAGACTACCCATCATGCGTAATTGCTCAATAATTCTTGTTGCATTCTTTAAAACCCTATATGCATCAGTGGGGTAAGTTTATCCTTTTTGCTTCTAGGTAGTGATTGTTGATGATGGAAGTGTGGATGGAACAAAAAGAGtagcttttgattttgttagaaAGCACACAGTTGACAACATAAGGGTTATACCCCTTGGGAAGAATCAAGGCAAAGGAGAAGCTATAAGAAAGGTGAGTTCAACTCGTAGCACATTTAACTCTAGTTATGTCTTCTATGTGACTGAGTAAAATTGTATACTTGCTATTTCattctaaaagaaaattaattgaaGCTTTCTACTTTCTGAAAGCATTAAATAGGGAATGATGCATTCGCGGGGTCAGCTACTTCTCATGTTGGATGCTGATGGAGCAACTAAAGTAACCGACCTAGAAAAACTTGAAAATCAGGTTTGCCCTAAGTTATGGCTATTAAAAATTCAGACAAACTGGAAACTGTATATACCCTGACCTCCTAGCCTCATAGATTCTTGCAGTAGCCAGAGAAGAATATTCAATCAGAAATCCAGCATCTAAGGAAATGGATTTCAGAATAGGTGATGTTCAAGTATCCGCATTTGGTTCTCGTGCTCATCTCGAGGAGAAAGCCCTTGCTACAGTTAAGTTTTGCTATCGTCTGTTCTAGATGCAACATCATTCTTTGTCTATGTACACACACAGATGCATATACATATAGGCGTCTTAGATAATTGACTTCAGTGTGTCAATTTCAGAGGAAATGGTATCGCAACTTTCTGATGAAGGGTTTCCATCTTGTGGTTCTATTAGCTGCTGGTCCTGGTATTCGAGATACACAGGTGGCTTTTTAAATCTCATTTCCTTCGGCACTCTTTATTTCACCAAGACATATTCTTGAGtaataaataactaaacatcattttttgttttatagtgtGGCTTCAAGATGTTTACTAGAGCTGCTGCTAGGAAGCTTTTCACAAACGT
This genomic window contains:
- the LOC104785473 gene encoding dolichyl-phosphate beta-glucosyltransferase-like (The sequence of the model RefSeq protein was modified relative to this genomic sequence to represent the inferred CDS: added 178 bases not found in genome assembly); amino-acid sequence: MGFLVTVAEFGFSLLLIVFFGFLSVVVFEAWRRRLSNVSVETVTTLEDPKSLKPIPCPHITEPAEKYLSLIVPAYNEEQRLPAALEETMDYLQDRASRDKSFSFEVVIVDDGSVDGTKRVAFDFVRKHTVDNIRVIPLGKNQGKGEAIRKGMMHSRGQLLLMLDADGATKVTDLEKLENQILAVAREEYSIRNPASKEMDFRIGDVQVSAFGSRAHLEEKALATRKWYRNFLMKGFHLVVLLAAGPGIRDTQCGFKMFTRAAARKLFTNVHLKRWCFDVELVYLCKRFNIPMVEISVKWSEIPGSKVNMLSIPNMLWELALMSVGYRTGMWKIHQPRDA